atagtgtgggTTGGTTTATGTGCTGTGGATTGTAGTTCAGCATTAGCATCATAGACATTTACTGTCATGGTAACACCATGGCAACACATTTGTTAAACAATAAAACCCAAGTATACATAAACAAACTGCTACAGTTTAGATAGATCGGTGTCATTTCTCTAGCCTGGTTCCACATCTGCTTGTGCTCTTGCCTACATCATGCTGTCATGCAAGCCaatgtttggcatgacaaggagtggcatgatggcacaaacagactggtacccagtctATAATTCCTCATCTTTGACAGAAGagttcaaaataaaaaataaaatgcatttgctttaacacaaaacaacacaatgcTTTAACACGAAACAACACGATGCCTTAACCTCAGTCAACTTCAGTAGATGAAACGGCCCTGACTCCTATCAGGTAACCTTCCATTATCCTCTTCTTCATCGTGGATTTAGCTGTTTAACCCCTCCTACTGCATGAACCTTTTCCCCCTCACACTGAGGCCACGCCCCAAACgtcaccctactccctatatagtgcaccgaTAGTTAAAGTGTAGGGTGATTTGGGACGTAGCCTTCCTCTCTATCGTCATGCCATTTTCGTCCGTCTCACAAGGCGAACACGCCAAAGAAGTTCTTCCCATCGCCACTCTCCAGATGGGGCAGAAGCCTGTTCTCTGTGACTGTCCGCAGCCTGTCTCCCTTCTCCAGGCTGAACACGGCTCCCATGTACACGGCATTATACCACTGTCCTTCGCTGGCCTCGCTGTTGGAAGACTTCTTACACACGGTGCGTACGGAGTTGAGCAGCATCTGGTACTCCTTGTTGTCTTCGGTGCCGTAGCTTGGGGACCAGCGCGTGACCGTGTTACTCAGGTGAACCATCTCCTGGTTGTTAGGGTGCTTGGGGTCGGCCTTGCAGCTGACGCGGAAAGAGACCTGGCTGTAGACGAAGTATAGGCCCGGCCGGGGGATCACGATCTCGTTGTTGTTGAGTTTAAGACCCCCCTGTGAGATTCCCTGGCCCTCATCGTCTGTCCACTCCACTGTGGTCTTGTATTTTCCACTACCGTTGTACTCACCTGggagacgagagaaagagagggagagagagagagagagggagaaagagagagagagagagagagagagagagagagagagagagagagagagagagagagagagagagagagagagagagagagagagagagagagagagagagagagagagagagagagagacagagagacagagagacagagagagagaaaggttaaCATGGGAAATAATGAACCTCTTCCAAGGTCCACATCGGAAATAAATATATGCATTTAACATTTGTATGTGAATTCCTTTGGGGTTCTTTGTACttttaatttgtttttaactgtaCAAATCATtttaaccccccaaaaaataaataaagtcaAAGTGATTGAGACGCAGAGTGGTTGGACATGAATATAATTAGCTGTAGATATTGACGGACGGAGCAATACGACACACCATCTATCGAGGCAAGTTGTAAATGAGCCGGTTCAAAAAAAAGAGATGAAGGTTATGTCTTTGACTTTATACCGTATGTCAAACAGGCTCGATTCATTCACAGCTTCTAATCCCCATTTCAAAGTCAAGGGTCAAGTGTGCATTTGATTATGCATAGACCAAATTTACATCGCATATATCCAGATCATTCACCATGCAGACGAGTTCGCTCCAGTTCTACGGTGCTCTTGAAAGGACTCTAATATGGCATCCTGTCAGGTAACCTTCCCTtatccaaatagcaccctatcccctacatatgggtcctggtcaaaactagtgcactatatagggagtagggtgcgaCTTCGGAAGCAGACATTGTATACATTACTGTAAAGTGTCATCTCACCTTCCAGATGAATGGCAGCCTTTCTGTTTACAGAGAGTTGTCTCAGTGTATGCTGAAGTTCTGAAGAAGGGAAGAAGACAGAGATTTAGAAAACGGACACTTCTTGGGGTGAATTCTCTCTCGTTAAACTCCATATAATGCCGTACTGCTGCGAGAGTTTATCTTAAACATTTAGGTGTTCTTGTCTCAAATTGGCTATTATCtattttccctatatagtggactacttttgaccagggccgacAGGGCTCccgtcataagtagtgcactatagaagAAACAGGATGCTATTTAGAATACCTCCTTTGTCAAGAGAGTAGCGGTATATATTCAACATTATAACGCCATACTACCAGCAGTAGAGCGTATAGAACCTGACCGGGAAAAAAAGGAAACAAACTCACCATTAACGTCCTCGACCTGATCT
This window of the Oncorhynchus keta strain PuntledgeMale-10-30-2019 chromosome 20, Oket_V2, whole genome shotgun sequence genome carries:
- the LOC118378789 gene encoding tumor necrosis factor-like; this translates as MAGDCSRVMLDVESGPVYPATTVTLVREKCTHRWRLCGALLAVALCVSLFVTWHTKRQDQVEDVNELQHTLRQLSVNRKAAIHLEGEYNGSGKYKTTVEWTDDEGQGISQGGLKLNNNEIVIPRPGLYFVYSQVSFRVSCKADPKHPNNQEMVHLSNTVTRWSPSYGTEDNKEYQMLLNSVRTVCKKSSNSEASEGQWYNAVYMGAVFSLEKGDRLRTVTENRLLPHLESGDGKNFFGVFAL